TGAACTGCAGTGCCTTCTCAATGGTGATGCCTGCAGGAGTAATCAACAGATGGAAATGTTCGGGCATAACCACAAAAGCGTGGAGGTGATAGTTGTTCTGCTCCCGATAGCGGTAAAGCGAGTCGATGAATAATTCCGTGTACTTCGGATAGATAAAGTAACGTTCTCTACCGTCTGTGGCGGACGTGATGAAATATGTTTGCTCGCCAACAACAGACTCCAGGCGGTTCGGTTTGCTCATCGGCTCACCTCAGCGGCTAAAGCCGAAATACTTTACTACTTCCCAACGGCACGGCTAAAGCCGATGCCCTTCCCTGAAACCGGCCAGATGGCGGCTATCGGCACCCACCAGGCCTTCAGTTCGCTCCGGCAGCGCAGTCGAAACTCTCTGCCCGTTTTGGATCGCCAGTGCCTTTGTACTTCGCGGCTTGCGGATACGGACATAGTGGCCGCGTCATACGCGCATCATTGGTGGAAGCCGGGGCGGCAGAGTTGGTCGTCGCAACCACCCTGGACGGAGCGACGCCCTTCTCCACCCAATCTTCGAGCGCGAGCTGAACATCGCGGGCGCTGAACAAGGATGCTCGCGGGCCGCCGCCGCAGTGCTGCATTCCCGGCACCATGTATAAGCGCAGGAATGAGTCTGCGTTCTGTGCTCCCATCTTCTTGACGACCTGATTGTAGTAATCGATAGAGTTGATTGCAGAGATCGCGGGATCGTTCCAGCCGTGGTAGATGATCAGCTTGCCGCGTCGGTTCTTCAACCGTTCGAGATCAGGATCGGTGGCATTCAGATTCTTGGCGCCCTGCTCGTCGGACGCCTTGGTGGCCTGACTAAGATCCGCGGTCTTATAGTCCCAATCGGCTTTGTTATAGATCATGTTCGAGAAATAGCCATTGGCGAAGAAGAAGAGCAAAGCGCGTCCCGGAGCGGAACCGGTGATCCACGTTGACCATCCGCCCTCGCCTTCTTCGGCTCCCGGCGGGAATCCGGGAAAGATCTGGCCATTATTGTCGTGCGGGCCCTGGTAGAGCTTCTTCA
Above is a window of Terriglobales bacterium DNA encoding:
- a CDS encoding transposase, translated to MSKPNRLESVVGEQTYFITSATDGRERYFIYPKYTELFIDSLYRYREQNNYHLHAFVVMPEHFHLLITPAGITIEKALQFIKGGYSFRAKKELNRNFDIWQRGFTDRRVRIGEYEGFKTYIEENR